From Paracoccus suum, the proteins below share one genomic window:
- a CDS encoding DksA/TraR family C4-type zinc finger protein, giving the protein MAGGWAQDGAVNEQIEVSTREAIERMRRQRPGEGRPSRETCAECDEPIPEARRAAIPGVQLCIECQQASDKTWRPAAGINRRGSKDSQLR; this is encoded by the coding sequence ATGGCAGGCGGTTGGGCGCAAGACGGCGCAGTAAACGAGCAGATCGAGGTCAGCACGCGCGAGGCCATCGAACGGATGCGGCGCCAGCGTCCGGGCGAGGGACGCCCCAGCCGCGAGACCTGTGCGGAGTGTGACGAGCCGATCCCCGAGGCGCGTCGGGCGGCGATCCCGGGGGTTCAGCTGTGCATCGAATGCCAGCAAGCAAGTGATAAGACGTGGCGACCAGCGGCCGGGATCAACCGACGCGGCAGCAAGGACAGCCAGCTGCGGTAA
- a CDS encoding MerR family transcriptional regulator, with product MVKSAEAFRSIGEVARLIGVAPHVLRYWEAQFPQLSPVKRADGRRYYRPDDVRLAAGLCVVMRDEGMTARGATRLMADDKGAALRARGADRLAELLAAAPTQSSRKPAPAKQRSADGPAKSPRREATDLPLFPQAKPPKAVLSERFAAAHDGLRRLPNAARHRAALTDLAQQLRARLKAA from the coding sequence ATGGTCAAGTCGGCCGAAGCTTTCCGATCGATCGGCGAGGTTGCGAGGCTGATTGGCGTCGCACCCCATGTGCTGCGCTATTGGGAAGCGCAGTTCCCGCAGTTGTCGCCGGTCAAGCGCGCCGATGGGCGGCGGTATTACCGACCGGACGACGTGCGTCTGGCGGCGGGCCTTTGCGTCGTCATGCGCGACGAGGGTATGACTGCCCGAGGCGCGACCCGGCTGATGGCCGACGACAAGGGGGCCGCCCTTCGCGCCCGCGGGGCGGATCGCCTGGCCGAACTGCTGGCCGCGGCGCCCACCCAATCAAGCCGCAAGCCCGCGCCGGCCAAGCAGCGCAGTGCCGATGGCCCGGCCAAGTCGCCGCGCCGTGAGGCGACCGATCTACCTCTCTTTCCGCAGGCAAAGCCACCCAAGGCCGTCCTCTCGGAGCGTTTTGCGGCAGCGCATGATGGCCTGCGGCGACTTCCGAATGCGGCTAGGCACCGGGCTGCGTTGACGGATCTGGCGCAGCAGTTGCGCGCGCGCCTGAAGGCCGCCTGA
- a CDS encoding beta-ketoacyl-ACP synthase III has product MIRSTVRSTGMYLPERIVRNAFFEATLDTSDAWIRERTGIEERRFAAADQATSDLAIRAARDALDRGGLDAGEIDAVIVATSTPDLTFPSVATMVQAGLGMERGFAYDIQAVCAGFVYALANADAMIRAGLARRVLVIGAETFSRILDWTDRGTCILFGDGAGAVVLEAAEGSGDSADRGILGIDLNSDGRHRDLLYVDGGVATTGKAGVLKMQGNLVFRHAVEKLAKTAHLALDRAGIATSEVDWLVPHQANLRIIAATAARMDLPMERVVLTVSQHGNTSAASIPLALATADAAGRLQPGQVVVTEAIGGGLAWGAVVLRW; this is encoded by the coding sequence ATCATCCGCAGCACGGTGCGCAGCACCGGGATGTACCTTCCCGAGCGCATCGTGCGGAACGCCTTTTTCGAAGCGACGCTCGACACCTCCGATGCCTGGATCCGCGAGCGCACCGGCATCGAGGAGCGCCGCTTTGCCGCGGCCGACCAGGCGACCTCGGATCTGGCGATCCGCGCCGCGCGCGATGCGCTCGACCGCGGCGGTCTGGACGCGGGTGAGATCGACGCGGTGATCGTCGCAACCTCGACCCCCGACCTGACATTCCCCTCGGTCGCGACCATGGTCCAGGCGGGCCTGGGGATGGAGCGCGGTTTTGCCTATGACATCCAGGCGGTCTGCGCGGGCTTCGTCTACGCGCTTGCCAATGCCGATGCGATGATCCGCGCCGGCCTCGCGCGCCGCGTTCTGGTAATCGGGGCTGAAACCTTCAGTCGCATCCTTGACTGGACAGATCGGGGCACCTGTATCCTGTTCGGCGATGGTGCCGGCGCGGTGGTGCTGGAGGCGGCAGAGGGCTCGGGCGATAGCGCCGATCGCGGCATCCTGGGGATCGACCTGAACAGCGACGGCCGGCACCGGGACCTGCTCTATGTCGATGGCGGCGTTGCCACGACTGGCAAGGCGGGCGTTCTGAAGATGCAGGGCAACTTGGTGTTCCGCCACGCTGTCGAGAAGCTCGCCAAGACGGCCCATTTGGCGCTCGACCGGGCCGGCATTGCCACGAGCGAGGTGGACTGGCTTGTTCCCCACCAAGCCAACCTTCGCATCATCGCGGCGACCGCCGCGCGCATGGACCTGCCGATGGAGCGTGTGGTGCTGACCGTCTCGCAGCACGGCAATACGTCCGCCGCCTCGATCCCACTGGCGCTTGCGACGGCGGATGCCGCCGGGCGCTTACAGCCGGGACAGGTCGTCGTAACCGAGGCGATCGGCGGCGGCCTCGCCTGGGGCGCGGTCGTCCTGCGCTGGTAG
- a CDS encoding 2'-deoxycytidine 5'-triphosphate deaminase produces MQGNGVLPDRALRALIADGGLSASRPIDPDQVQPASLDLRLGTWAIRLRASFLAGQGRRVDDRLPDFQMHRMDLTDGAVLEKGCVYLVPLLERARLPEGLEGVANAKSSTGRLDLLTRLVADGGTEFDRLAPGYDGPLYAEICPRSFSVLVRPGMRLNQLRLKAGDARLTDGDLRALHTRQPLVDGAPLIDAGLGFSVDLTPGPGGLVGWRARPHAGVIDLERISAYRARDFWDPLQAENGRLILDPGAFYILVSREAVTIPADHAAEMSPYLALVGEFRVHYAGFFDPGFGLGTAGHGARGVLEVRCHEAPFALEHGQVVGRLVYERMAAPPDRLYGTDIASNYQGQGLKLAKQFRDN; encoded by the coding sequence ATGCAAGGCAACGGCGTTCTGCCTGATCGCGCCCTGCGCGCGCTGATCGCGGATGGCGGGTTGAGCGCATCGCGCCCCATCGACCCTGATCAGGTCCAGCCTGCCAGCCTAGATCTGCGCCTAGGCACCTGGGCGATCCGCCTGCGGGCCTCGTTCCTCGCCGGACAGGGCCGGCGGGTCGACGACCGGCTGCCGGACTTCCAGATGCACCGCATGGACCTCACCGACGGCGCGGTGCTGGAAAAGGGCTGCGTCTATCTGGTGCCGCTGCTGGAGCGGGCGCGCCTGCCCGAAGGGCTTGAGGGGGTCGCGAACGCAAAATCCTCGACCGGAAGGCTCGATCTGTTGACCCGCCTGGTCGCGGACGGCGGGACCGAGTTTGATCGCCTGGCCCCCGGCTATGACGGCCCGCTGTATGCCGAGATCTGCCCGCGCAGCTTTTCCGTTCTGGTGCGCCCGGGAATGCGCCTGAACCAGTTGCGACTGAAGGCCGGCGATGCGCGGCTGACGGATGGCGACCTGCGTGCGCTGCATACGCGCCAGCCGCTGGTCGATGGCGCGCCACTGATCGACGCCGGACTTGGCTTTTCGGTCGACCTGACGCCCGGTCCCGGTGGCCTTGTGGGTTGGCGTGCCCGCCCGCATGCCGGGGTGATCGACCTCGAGCGGATCAGCGCTTACCGGGCGCGCGATTTCTGGGACCCGTTGCAGGCCGAGAATGGCCGACTGATCCTCGATCCGGGTGCATTCTATATCCTCGTCAGTCGCGAGGCGGTGACGATACCGGCGGACCACGCCGCCGAGATGTCACCCTATCTGGCCCTGGTGGGCGAATTCCGGGTGCATTACGCCGGCTTTTTCGACCCCGGCTTTGGCCTTGGCACCGCAGGTCATGGCGCGCGCGGTGTGCTTGAGGTGCGTTGCCACGAGGCGCCCTTTGCGCTGGAGCACGGGCAGGTCGTCGGCCGCCTGGTCTACGAGCGTATGGCCGCCCCGCCGGACCGCCTCTACGGCACGGACATCGCGTCAAACTACCAGGGCCAGGGGCTGAAGCTGGCCAAGCAGTTTCGCGACAACTGA
- the scpB gene encoding SMC-Scp complex subunit ScpB, which translates to MSEANDAPTFAPLPLEEQERMVEAMLFAASDPLRIADLAQRMPAGSDPGEAVARLRRRYEGRGVTLERVGDAFAFRTAPDLGFLMQDSRVESRRLSRAAIETLAIVAYHQPVTRTEIEELRGVAVARGTLDQLIETGWIRLGRRRMSPGRPVTFVVTEAFLDHFGLESAADLPGLSELRAAGLLDARPAPDGLAVKPVDPDMDDGDDTDGPPGDLFGEA; encoded by the coding sequence ATGAGTGAGGCAAACGACGCCCCGACTTTCGCGCCCCTGCCGCTGGAGGAGCAGGAGCGGATGGTCGAGGCGATGCTGTTTGCTGCAAGTGACCCGCTGCGGATCGCCGATCTGGCCCAGCGTATGCCCGCAGGCAGCGATCCGGGCGAAGCTGTGGCCCGGCTACGGCGACGCTATGAAGGGCGCGGCGTGACGCTCGAGCGTGTGGGTGATGCCTTCGCCTTTCGCACGGCGCCGGATCTCGGGTTTCTGATGCAGGACAGCCGGGTCGAGTCGCGCCGTCTCAGCCGCGCGGCGATCGAGACGCTGGCCATCGTCGCCTATCACCAGCCTGTCACCCGCACCGAGATCGAGGAATTGCGCGGCGTCGCGGTCGCGCGCGGTACGCTCGACCAGTTGATCGAGACGGGCTGGATTCGTCTTGGGCGCAGGCGGATGTCGCCCGGTCGCCCGGTGACCTTCGTCGTGACCGAGGCTTTCCTGGACCACTTTGGCCTTGAAAGCGCGGCCGATCTGCCGGGCCTGTCCGAACTGCGCGCCGCCGGCCTGCTGGACGCGCGTCCGGCGCCAGACGGCCTTGCAGTCAAGCCGGTTGATCCCGACATGGATGACGGTGATGATACCGATGGCCCACCCGGCGATCTGTTCGGCGAGGCCTGA
- the ihfA gene encoding integration host factor subunit alpha has translation MSEKTLTRMDLSEAVFREIGLSRQESAQLVESVLTHVSDALVRGEQVKISSFGTFSVREKNERMGRNPKTGEEVPITPRRVLSFRPSHLMKDRVADGNRR, from the coding sequence ATGAGTGAGAAAACATTGACCCGCATGGATCTGTCCGAGGCAGTTTTCCGAGAAATTGGACTGTCGCGACAGGAATCTGCGCAGTTGGTCGAGAGCGTGCTGACCCATGTCTCGGACGCGTTGGTGCGTGGCGAGCAGGTCAAGATTTCCTCGTTCGGGACTTTTTCCGTGCGTGAAAAGAACGAGCGCATGGGTCGCAACCCCAAGACTGGCGAGGAGGTCCCGATCACCCCGCGCCGTGTCCTCAGCTTTCGCCCTTCGCATCTGATGAAGGACCGCGTCGCCGACGGGAACCGCCGCTGA